The following is a genomic window from Saprospiraceae bacterium.
AACTACATCAAGGCCTATTACAACAGAGGTACTTGTGCATTGAGTCTTCAGAAATACGATGATGCTATTGCGGATTTTGATAAAACGCTAAATATAGATCCTGAGTTTATTAAAGCTTATCTCTATATGGGATATACCAGATTGCTTCAGGGTGATTATGATTCCAGCATCGAGATACTGACAAAAACAATCGAAAAAGATCCTGCGCTTTCCAAAGCTTATCTGCACAGAGGGACAGCTCATATGAAATCCGGCAATATTGATAATGCCATCACTGACATGACTCAAGCCATCACCATGGGTGAACACACTTATGCGGCCTTTCTGAACAGAGCCATCTGCAAAAATAAAATCAAAGATTATGCTGGTGCACTTTCAGACTTTACGGCTGCAGCCAACTTAAAACCCGATCAGTATGTAACAGCTTTTGAAAAAGCAAAAATTTATCTGAAGCTTCAAAAATATCATGAATCCATCTCAGAGCTCAGCTATGCATTGAGAAAAAATCCATCGGACGCAGATCTATACCATTATCGGGGTTATGCAAAACTGATGCTGGAAGATATGGCTTCTGCTCTTACAGATTATAATATATGTCTTCAGATCAATCCATCACATGTTCAGGGATTAAAAAATAAAGCGTTGATTTCTTCAAAAATGGGAAAACACGACGAGGCCATTACTGATTTTTCAAATTTGATAAAAACAGATCCTAAAAATGCAGAATTGTTTGTCCTGAGAGGGACATCTTATCTTACATCAAAGGAGTATGAAAAAGCTTTGGAAGATTTTACTCAGGCTATCCATCTGAAATCAGACTTTGCAGAAGCATATTTCAACAGAGCTAATACTTATACAAAACTTCTGGATTCTAAAAAAGCCTGCACCGATATCAAACAATGCATTAAGTTGGGTTACAGCCCGGCACAGGCGCATGTAAGTAATCTTTGCAATTGATTATCTTTTCCGATAATTATCGTGGATCATAATGTATTGTAAATTAAATAATTATGATTGTAAATTTTCGCAATCAATTTTCCGTTTGGTATACTACCTTTCCAATATTTAATTCCTTGCCGGCTTATACCTTGATTTTTCCATAATTGCCTGTGCATCCGTCATTTTCAACAACTCCTGAACTGTTGTTGCCGGATGTCTTTCCATATAAGCATCAATGATTTTCCATCCCACATAATTAGCTGTTCTACCTGGTGCTTCAGCAGGCATATCGGGGCTGCCCGGCGACGGATTGAGATATTTGCCGATTCGTGAGAGGTTAGATTCATAAAAGAGTTTATTCTCCATAAAAAATGACCACATCTGCAACTCATTTTCCTTACACCAGTTGAGATGTTTTAATGAATATTCAGTGATGACGGTATCATGGGTTTCCGGCATAAGTAGTTTGCTGACATAAAGTTGTTTGCCATTATGAATCATTTGATCTATCATCCTGTGTCCCGATGGCTCTCCTATTATTTCAGTCACATAGGTATCACATAGTTTTTTTGTGATATGATCCCTATTCCAGGACCTGGTGATGTAATCTGAAAAATTGGTATTCTCAGGATCGAGCATTTTGTAGTTGATATCAGGGCTTAAAAACATATCAAGTCCTATGCCAACACCATCTATCCCATTTTTATCTTCAAATATAAACATTTGGTAACCAAACTCAGAAATAAAAGTGTACACATTGGGAATTTTAGACATTTTTTCGGGAAAATAGAATTTCAAATGCCTGAACATCTCTTCTGTCTCTGATTTCACTTTTGAAAAATCACCAAAAGTTTTACTTGTTTTTGTCAGAAGCTCTAAAGCCATAGTGTCCTTCCATAATGATTCAAGCAGGATCAGGTGGCTATCCACTGGCAAACCTTTGTACCCAAGTATTTCATTCAGATAAATATTATAAAAAAAAGGTTGATTCTCCGTAATTTTCCTTAGATCAGCAATAGATTTTGCGGAGGCGAGGTCATTTTCTGTCCTCATGACATCTACATCAGCTTGAATGGATGACACATCAGGTCCATGATTGTTTTGGCATGAACTGAAATATATCAGGGCAGCCAACAAAATGAAAAGCTGGTACTTCATTGTTATCTTAATTTTTATTTCAATGTCTTATCAAACGTCAAACAACTCATTTCTATTGAGAAATTCTCATACTTTTTTAAAATATGTAAAAATATAAGTTTAGCATGTAAAAAATTACTTTCCTAAATCTACTTTGTCACCTTCAAAAATCTAAGTCAATTACACTTTCACCAAAATGTAATCAACCGGAAAACTGATATTTTTTTATGGTTAAGATTCCTTATAATGGCGACAGAATTATTTTTATAATAAAGACATGTGTATCATCGTCTTTATAAAAATAAATTCTCGTCGGTATAAATGGATGGGTAAATTAGGGTCACAACTGTTGGGTTAACCCAACAGTTTTCCAATCAATAGGAAAGTCAGTATAATTTGACAAGGTAAAACTAATTGACTCACATAACTTATCAATATTTTTTAAAAATAAGTTTAGCATAAAATTGCCACCAAAAAAACATAATTTTGCATCTTCTTCTGATATACATGCAATAAATATGTCCAAAATAATAAGAAATTGCTTCTTTTTAGTGTTTGTTTTGACTTCCATCTGGTCCTGTCAAAACGAAGTCGTGCAAAAAATGGGATCAAAACCCTCAGCCATGGGTAGGATCAATAATGTAGTCATTGTGGCTGATCAAAACATCACAGAAAGTGATCTGGCTGATACCATTTCATATTATTTTGAGTCTCCATATCCCATTCTTACAGCAGACGAACCAATATTTGACATCAGATACATGACTCCGAAACAAGTGCTGACACAACCTTATACCAAGGAGTTGCGCACCTATGTCATCATTGCCGATATTTCAGATACATCATCGGTATCATCCAAAATGATCATAGAAGATCTCGGCAATGAAAAATTTCAAAGAGCCCTTACTGATCCGGAATTTACATCTTCTGTAGGTCAGGATAAGTGGGCCAGGGGACAGCTCATCATATATATATTTGCCAAAGGGCGCAATAACCTGGCACAAGCCATCAATAAAAATTTTGCTGCTATTGCCAAAAGAATCAATCAACACGATCAGAAAAACCTCGCAGCCACTGTGTATGGGATTCAGGATATCAATAGTGAACTTACCCGTACAGTGTTTGATCAGTTTGGTTTGAATATCCGCATACCCGGCCTGTATAAGAAAGCACTCCACGATACCAACCTTCTCTGGGTAAGGCTGGACGACAAGGAAATGAATCAAAGCTTAGTGTTTAGAAAATTTAAGTATGAAAACAAAAATCAGTTCAGGATGGACAATATCATCAGGCTGAGAAATGAATATGGTAAACAATATATCCGTACTTCGCAAAAAAATGCTTATATGAGTACCAATGTGATAGATTTGCCCACTTTCGAGTACACCTATATCCAAAATAATGTTTATACCAAAGAAGTTCGCGGTATATGGGAAACCGTCAATGACTTCATGGGTGGTCCGTTTGTATCATATTTGCTGCACAATGAAACAAAAGGTGAAGTTGTTTTCATAGATGCATTTGTTTTTGCACCAGGCAGAGAAAAGAGAGACCTGATCCAGCAATTGGATTGTATCGTCAAGACTGCAAATTTTTCAGGAGTAGTAAAGTAGAAGCTATACCCTTTATTTAAGTTGGAATACTAAAGTTTTAAAAACCTTTCTTCTTCTCCAAAATCTAAATATGGATGATATATTTTCAAAGTTTCGATATCCTGAAGTTGATGTTTTTTAAATGTGGCGTGTTCTTTAGATGTGGGATTAAAAGGCCGATGTTGGACTGCTTTTAGTATTGAATCGATCTTTTTGTTGAGGTCAGATGATTCTTTGTTAAAAAAACACTCCCCAAATTTTTGCCAGATATAGTCTATCGCGACTACATTGGGATGTATCATGTCAGCATCATAGTATCTGTAATCCCGCAGATCATCCATCAACCACTCATATGCCGGAAAATACAAAATCATCTCACTCTGTGCTATGAGTTTTTCAATCATTCCGTGGAGTCTGGCTTTACTGAAACTGTTTTCGATGATGCCATCCCTGATGTGTCTTACCGGACTGACGGTCATTATGATTTTTACATGTGGATTCTTTTTATTCAATTGTTCAATAGCTTCTTTCATTGCCTTGAATCCATCTTCGGTAGTCGTTTCGATTTTTTCAAAATTATCTGGAGGCAGTTTGTGACAATTGGCCACAATCCGATCATTTTCTATGTGGCGGTAAGCAATGGATGTCCCCAAAGTCACAAACAAAAAATCAATGTCCTGTATACTTTCATGAACAGATCTTATGCATTCATTTATGTTCTGACGTGTTGTCTGCTTGTCAGTGTGGCACAAAGAAGAGTGAAAGTCGGGATGCACCCAAACTCCCTGAGACATCAGTAGTTCACTGTCTTCAATATATTGTTTGTCGATAGCCCTACTCAACAGATAAGAAATTGAAATCGGATTGAATACTGTACCAAATGGATTGGAAATACATTTAAATTTATACTTTTGCAATCTTTGACCGATATGATGCGAAAAACATGATCCTATAGTCATGGATTTGGAGTAGTGACATAGTGTAATTGGTGATATTGGAATAGATAATTCTGTTCTGTGTAACATAAAATGTACGGGTTGTATTACGAAAATGTAAAAATGAATCTTTTTTCCAGAATATTCAAAAAAACCTCGGATACGAAGACACCAAACATACAGTTTGGCAGGTTTACTGACACATACAAGTCTGATGAAAAGTATGAAGCCTGGGACAAATCCATTGAACTTTTTGAAAATGAAAAATACCTGAACAGTTACGCTGCCTTGATGGAATTTCTTAAAACTGATGAGAAGGAAAATGTCAGTTATTCTCAAGTACAAGGCAAACTGAATTTTACTATTTATCAGGGTTCAAAACTCATTGAAGGCCAGGCAGATCACAAAAAATTTTCTGCTGAAGCCAAAATCGCCATCATGAAAAAGCAGCACCTTGGTTTGTTGAGATTGCTTCTGGAAGAAAATTTTGACCTGAAATATTCCAGATATTCTCTTGACGAAAACAATTGTATATGTCTGAAATTTGATACTTTTGTAGAAGATGGATCACCGCACAAACTCTATCAGGCACTAAAAGAAATTTCGACCGTATCCGATAGGAGGGATGATGTGCTGATGGAAAAATTTGCCGATCTGGAAGCAATTAATTATCATCATACCAGACAAATATCACCTCTGGAAAAGCAAGTCAAGTATGATTTTTATAAAACAGTATTAGATAATATTATCCGTGAATTTGAACATGGTAAACTCAATACTTTCATGTATCCCGGTGGTTTGTCATTTTTGCTTTTGGATGGCTTGTACGCTATTGACTATCTAATAAAACCTGAAGGCAATGTTATGGAGATGATCCATGACAGCCATGACATGTACTTTGCTGACAACATTACGCTGGTGCATGACAAAAACAAGGCCCTGATCGCTGCTTACAGGACGTTGGAAAATATCACTTTTGATGATTTCAGCAAAGAACTATATGAAGTAAATTCGACCTTTGGCTTGTCCGTTCCTGACGGACATCAGAGATTGGTAGACATCATAGACGCCCAGATCAATGATTTTGACTGGTATTATCAAAACAAATATTATAATTATGCAAAGGCCATTTGTGGATATGTGGTAGGTTTTTCCTTATATTCCTATTCGCTGCCAGGCCCTTCTAAAGATCTCCTGATTTTATATTATCGTATTGTTTACAACCATTATTTTAGTGCATTGGGATTCAGTGATGTCTTTTTATTTGGCAATGCTTTTTATAAAAAAAATATCAATTCGACAATAAAAAATATCATGCAGCAGCATCATGATAGATATCCCGGCCTGAAGGCAGACGTGAGATTATTGAATTTCACTGACGAGTACCTGTTTTGTAAGAGCTATCTTAGCATGTTAAAAAATATAACATATCCCGACTAAAATGAAAAACAGCAGGGACATCATATCATTTTTTGAAAAAGTCATCATCCAGATAGCTACACCTTACAGTACTGGCACGGGTTTTTATCTTAAGGATTATGACCTCATTGTCACCAACGAACATGTGGTAAGAGGAAATAAAAGTGCCATAATAGCCGGGAATGAATTTGAAAAGCAAATCGTTGATGTAGTGTATCTGGATACAAAATTTGATTTGGCTTTTTTAAAATCTCCGGTACATCACACCATGCCGCATGCCGAACTTACTGCCACAAATCACCTTGACGAAGGTGAAAACGTGATTGCGGTCGGACATCCTTTTGACCTGAAGTATACTGCTACCCAAGGTATCATATCCAGCTTACTTCATCACGAAGATGATATCAGATATATTCAACATGATGCAGCACTTAATCCGGGTAATAGTGGTGGTCCACTCGTGGATAGCAACGGGCATATCATCGGCATCAATACCTTTGTCATTCAAAATGGTAACAATATAGGATTTTCTTTGCCATCTGACTATTTGATCCAATGTATCTCTGAGTTTAGGAATGGGGAAAATAAAAGAGGAGTGAGATGTTCATCTTGTAACAACATCAGTTTTGAATCAGAAGAAAAATCAAGTGGTTACTGTGAAACTTGCGGCGCCCCTTTAGAAATGATTGCACAGATAGATGAGTATGAACCATTTGGTGTATGCAATACTGTAGAGAATATACTAACAAATCTGGGATTCAATGCTCCATTGACCAGAAAAGGTCCCAACAATTGGTCTGTTAAAAAGGGGAGTGCTCTGGTCAATATTTCTTATTATGAAAAAACCGGAATGCTTATCGGCGATGTTTTTCTATGTTCATTACCGGAAAGAAATATTGGAGAGCTTTACCATTATTTACTCAGAAAAAACCATGATCTTGAAGGTATGGCGTTGTCGATCAAAGATCAGGATATCATTCTTTCTTTACTTATTTTTGATCAGTTCATCCATCAGGATACTTTACTGAAATTATTTTCACGGCTTATTGATACTGCAGACGTCATTGACACTATGCTGATAGATCGATTTGGAGCTAAAGAAAAAGTCTTGCATAACAAATAGGTATCAATGATCTACAAAGGTCAATGTCCTTTATCAGCTGATTCAATCCTTTTGTGTTTCAATGACTTACTTGACTTTGAAGGAACCAAAACTAAAGTCAGACTTTGACCGGTAGTGAAAATACTACTTCTAAAGGAAGACCAAAAGAACACTGTCCTAAAGTCATAGTCCTTGGACACTTCAACTTTTATAAAAAATACTAAAAACAAGGGATTTTAAACTGATCCTGGCCCAAAATGAATATATAAATGTTAAAGTAAGTCAGCTACACCATAATATTAGTATTTTGTCGTTAACTTTACACCTTAATACTAAAAGTTGGTCTGCATTTTGCAATTTTATATTTTGCAAAAATATTTAATCTGATATGTACATGAATAACATCGTTACCAGAATTTTAATATTATTAGTGGTTATGTCTTCTATAAGATTATATAGTCAGGACATACATTTTTCACAGTTTTATATGTCTCCACTCAATCTCAACCCTGCGATGACCGGCGTGATGAACTGTAAAACCAGAATGATTGCCAATTACAGGAATCAATGGGCCGCCGTGCTTGCTGCCAATGCTTACAATACCTATTCTGTATCATATGATCAAAAAATCCCTGTAGGAAGAGAAGACTATTTCGGTATAGGTGGCTCTTTGTGGGGTGATGTGGCAGGTGAGTCAAGATTTGGAACTACACAGGGTAGAGTCTCATTGTCATACAGTAAAAAAATGGCTGGCTCCAGAAAAAAAGCAAGCTATCTTGTCATCGGAGCAGATGGAGCTTTAAGTTCAAGAGGCATAAGCAGAGCAGACCTGAGATGGCCATCACAAATCACATCAACCGGTTTTAATCAAAGTATAGACCCTAATGAACCTCGCTTTCAGGATACCGATTTCTTATACCCGGACATAGCAGCAGGATTATTGTGGTTTAGTGTCCTTGATGACAAGACCAACTGGTATGCAGGAGCTGCAATGCATCACCTCAACAGACCAAATGTATCATTTCTTGGCGAAACTGTCAGTCTATACAGTAGATATACAGTTCATGCAGGGTTACAATTTGAAGTGGCAAGAAAGATATCGATGTTGCCATTTGCAGTATTTATGTCTCAGGGACCACACAAGTCTCTCAATGCCGGTACCAATTTCAGATTTGCTCTCGGTCCCGCAAAAATATCCAATCAGTCCTGGGAGGCTGGTCTTTGGTATCGAATAGGCAATAAAGTTCCTTCAGGATTACATTCTGATGCACTTATTTTGTCTTCAAGATTCAACTACGAAAACTTTAACATAGGCTTCAGTTATGATGTAAATATATCAGGATTGAGTGCGGCTTCCCGAGCAAATGGCGCTTTTGAGTTTTCATTAGTATACAATATCTGCGGACCGGAAAGCAGGGGCGTCTATTGTCCAAGATTTTAATCTGAAATTTTTTTTATACACAAGTCAAAATTGTAAAAAAAATTACTTAACTTTGATTTGTTGTTTAAGGGAGTACGTTTAAAGTTTCATCATTTAGCTCCAATCTGCAAATTTTATTCTCTCTTGCGTTATATTTTTTGGTCTAGTAACCAACTCCGACTGCAAAATATGCCTTACATAAAATTAAATTTGCTCACTTTCGCTCAAACATGAAAATTTAAACATACTCTAATTTGAAGAATTTATTTTTTCGGATTTTTACATACTCATTATCTCATCTCAAAACCATTAATTCATGTTCGGAGGAAAAAATGAAAAACAATCAGGCCAAAATGGTGCAGCTCCATCGGCCAATGTCAGTAACAGTATTGTCGAAGGTACTCAAATCAATGGCAATATCATGGCAACTAATGATATCAGAATAGACGGAACCCTTATAGGCAAATTAGATTGCAAAGGAAGAGTGATAGTCGGACCACAAGGCAAAATAGAAGGTGATGTCAAATGTGTTAATGCCATCATAGAAGGCGCATTTACCGGAAATATAGAAGTAATTGAATTATTGGCTGTAAAAGAATCTGCAGTGATCAATGGAGATATCATCACCGATAAACTCATGGTTCATACAGGTGCAGTCTTTAATGTAAGTTGTAGTATGGGTGGTCAAAAGCTCAAGTCACTCGTCCACAAAGACAATTTACAAAAAGTGTCTCAATCCTGATAACCTATTAATAGTGTCTGAAAAAAACACTGATGATACACAACAAAGAAAAAGCAGGTACGCTTATCTGAAGTATTCGGGTCTTGCCTTCCAGATGGCCGGAGTTGTAGTATTTTCAATATTGGCAGGCCAATGGTTAGACAATAAATTAGGTTTTGAAAAACCCATCTTTACAATCTCCTTTGTTTTGTTTTTTTTCAGTGCATTCATGTATAAATTGTACAGAGAGCTGCTTCAAAAATGAACCACTATCTAATTTTTTTTGGAAAGCTTCTTGCTGTCATCATTATATCATCGTGTATAATGACTTTCGTACATACATTTCCGGTATTTTATCATTATAAAAACTTATCCTTTTACAGCATAGCAATGTTTGCTGTGATGAGTGTATTTTTATACTTTTTTTTGTACAAATCGCTATATGTCAAAGACAGACAAATATTTATATCAGTAACATTACTCAATATGTTTGTAAGGATGGCAGGGTCGGTTGTAATACTTTTGGTATACAAAAATAAAATAGATCCTCCTAACAATAAATTCATCATTTCTTTTCTGATTATTTATGTGATTTTCACTATATTTGAGACTTATTTTATGGTCGGCCTCGCTGATAAAAAACACGAAAATAAAACGTTATGAGCACATATGGATATCAGACAATGTACGAAATTAATGACCTTCACACTTTTGATGACGAAACTTTATCATCAAAAGATATCAGAATAGTATCAAGAGAAGGAAACATCATAAAACTATTTTTTGACCACAAATCTTATCAGGCAGTCATTAAAGATTTTGATCCGCAAACAAAAAAAGCGTGGATCAATGTATCCGGATTTGATTTCAGAATCAAAATAAATGAGCCATTAGACAAGCTAATCAATGATCTAGGATTTCTTAAAGCTGCCAAACATTCAGTAAAAGAAATTAAATCTCCTATGC
Proteins encoded in this region:
- a CDS encoding polymer-forming cytoskeletal protein — protein: MFGGKNEKQSGQNGAAPSANVSNSIVEGTQINGNIMATNDIRIDGTLIGKLDCKGRVIVGPQGKIEGDVKCVNAIIEGAFTGNIEVIELLAVKESAVINGDIITDKLMVHTGAVFNVSCSMGGQKLKSLVHKDNLQKVSQS
- a CDS encoding tetratricopeptide repeat protein, with product MRFGIIVILFVCYNHAVWGQAEKSAIDYYNKGVEYSNAKNYDLAIASYSTCLEKDPNYIKAYYNRGTCALSLQKYDDAIADFDKTLNIDPEFIKAYLYMGYTRLLQGDYDSSIEILTKTIEKDPALSKAYLHRGTAHMKSGNIDNAITDMTQAITMGEHTYAAFLNRAICKNKIKDYAGALSDFTAAANLKPDQYVTAFEKAKIYLKLQKYHESISELSYALRKNPSDADLYHYRGYAKLMLEDMASALTDYNICLQINPSHVQGLKNKALISSKMGKHDEAITDFSNLIKTDPKNAELFVLRGTSYLTSKEYEKALEDFTQAIHLKSDFAEAYFNRANTYTKLLDSKKACTDIKQCIKLGYSPAQAHVSNLCN
- a CDS encoding acetyl-CoA carboxylase biotin carboxyl carrier protein subunit — translated: MSTYGYQTMYEINDLHTFDDETLSSKDIRIVSREGNIIKLFFDHKSYQAVIKDFDPQTKKAWINVSGFDFRIKINEPLDKLINDLGFLKAAKHSVKEIKSPMPGLVVNIFVKEGDSVLEGDKLLTLEAMKMENILKSPGDGIIKKINIGKTQTVDKNQILIEFE
- a CDS encoding trypsin-like peptidase domain-containing protein, which gives rise to MKNSRDIISFFEKVIIQIATPYSTGTGFYLKDYDLIVTNEHVVRGNKSAIIAGNEFEKQIVDVVYLDTKFDLAFLKSPVHHTMPHAELTATNHLDEGENVIAVGHPFDLKYTATQGIISSLLHHEDDIRYIQHDAALNPGNSGGPLVDSNGHIIGINTFVIQNGNNIGFSLPSDYLIQCISEFRNGENKRGVRCSSCNNISFESEEKSSGYCETCGAPLEMIAQIDEYEPFGVCNTVENILTNLGFNAPLTRKGPNNWSVKKGSALVNISYYEKTGMLIGDVFLCSLPERNIGELYHYLLRKNHDLEGMALSIKDQDIILSLLIFDQFIHQDTLLKLFSRLIDTADVIDTMLIDRFGAKEKVLHNK
- a CDS encoding PorP/SprF family type IX secretion system membrane protein encodes the protein MNNIVTRILILLVVMSSIRLYSQDIHFSQFYMSPLNLNPAMTGVMNCKTRMIANYRNQWAAVLAANAYNTYSVSYDQKIPVGREDYFGIGGSLWGDVAGESRFGTTQGRVSLSYSKKMAGSRKKASYLVIGADGALSSRGISRADLRWPSQITSTGFNQSIDPNEPRFQDTDFLYPDIAAGLLWFSVLDDKTNWYAGAAMHHLNRPNVSFLGETVSLYSRYTVHAGLQFEVARKISMLPFAVFMSQGPHKSLNAGTNFRFALGPAKISNQSWEAGLWYRIGNKVPSGLHSDALILSSRFNYENFNIGFSYDVNISGLSAASRANGAFEFSLVYNICGPESRGVYCPRF
- a CDS encoding AtpZ/AtpI family protein — translated: MSEKNTDDTQQRKSRYAYLKYSGLAFQMAGVVVFSILAGQWLDNKLGFEKPIFTISFVLFFFSAFMYKLYRELLQK
- a CDS encoding DUF4837 family protein, which codes for MGSKPSAMGRINNVVIVADQNITESDLADTISYYFESPYPILTADEPIFDIRYMTPKQVLTQPYTKELRTYVIIADISDTSSVSSKMIIEDLGNEKFQRALTDPEFTSSVGQDKWARGQLIIYIFAKGRNNLAQAINKNFAAIAKRINQHDQKNLAATVYGIQDINSELTRTVFDQFGLNIRIPGLYKKALHDTNLLWVRLDDKEMNQSLVFRKFKYENKNQFRMDNIIRLRNEYGKQYIRTSQKNAYMSTNVIDLPTFEYTYIQNNVYTKEVRGIWETVNDFMGGPFVSYLLHNETKGEVVFIDAFVFAPGREKRDLIQQLDCIVKTANFSGVVK
- a CDS encoding GSCFA domain-containing protein, whose protein sequence is MLHRTELSIPISPITLCHYSKSMTIGSCFSHHIGQRLQKYKFKCISNPFGTVFNPISISYLLSRAIDKQYIEDSELLMSQGVWVHPDFHSSLCHTDKQTTRQNINECIRSVHESIQDIDFLFVTLGTSIAYRHIENDRIVANCHKLPPDNFEKIETTTEDGFKAMKEAIEQLNKKNPHVKIIMTVSPVRHIRDGIIENSFSKARLHGMIEKLIAQSEMILYFPAYEWLMDDLRDYRYYDADMIHPNVVAIDYIWQKFGECFFNKESSDLNKKIDSILKAVQHRPFNPTSKEHATFKKHQLQDIETLKIYHPYLDFGEEERFLKL